In Oryza brachyantha chromosome 2, ObraRS2, whole genome shotgun sequence, a single window of DNA contains:
- the LOC102722653 gene encoding F-box/LRR-repeat protein At3g59190-like, with translation MRTKHLIPHHAAGYTYARAYPTIGGGYGGGGGGDGGDGGVDPFERFPEEVLGLIVSKLPFRSAVAASAISRRWRGVAAAAPVLDLDFAAAFPAAPRRRAAFAAAATAALSRPHHPLCRIRLALDGLFDQAFAASAANHLASWLAAAAVRGVEQLELHLPRSRLAVLPPSLIACTNLTSLTLRLDHYAHPLPSLRSLTRLSHLHLAAITLAGDNFFADLFSHCKQLRYLVLEKCRIGALCLAGSMQLCSLAITDCSWIQQSSIAFSDMPALRTLHYSGAMASRHIIDNVDSLEEVVLAIKQPQVKLQEPNLRELLTLVGNVHSLMLSPWCIEQFARPEEWSKVRLNNVRQLACVIERREEGAASIAPLLANCQNVEELSVSVVPSQCKRRRGSDDGSYHGVLGGKGAVLRHLRAVRMVYIDESKSGLELVKLLLKNTPMLEMMTIVPSMDGLEQAKFRRRVLKLRKASRDADIQFSATG, from the exons ATGCGCACCAAGCACCTGATACCCCACCACGCCGCGGGGTACACCTACGCGCGCGCGTACCCCACCATCGGCGGGggatacggcggcggcggcggtggggacggGGGTGATGGAGGTGTCGACCCGTTCGAGCGGTTCCCCGAGGAGGTGCTCGGGCTGATCGTGTCCAAGCTGCCCTTCAGGTCGGCGGTCGCCGCGTCGGCCATCTCccgccggtggcgcggcgtggcggcggccgcgccggtgCTGGACCtcgacttcgccgcggcgttcccggccgcgccgcgccgcaggGCGGCAttcgcggcggccgccacggCCGCGCTCTCGCGGCCGCACCACCCGCTCTGCCGcatccgcctcgccctcgacGGCCTCTTCGACCAGGccttcgccgcctccgcggccaACCACCTCGCTTCCtggcttgccgccgccgccgtgcgcgggGTCGAACAGTTGGAGCTCCACCTCCCCCGctcccgcctcgccgtcctcccgcCTTCCCTGATCGCCTGCACCAACCTCACGTCCCTCACCCTGCGCCTCGACCACTACGCCCACCCTCTCCCGTCTCTCCGCTCGCTCACACGGTTGTcccacctccacctcgccgccatTACGCTTGCTGGCGACAACTTCTTTGCAGACCTCTTCTCACACTGCAAACAGCTCCGCTATCTGGTCCTCGAAAAATGTCGCATTGGCGCGCTCTGTCTAGCCGGCTCAATGCAGCTTTGCTCCCTCGCCATCACGGACTGTTCTTGGATACAACAGTCTTCTATTGCCTTCTCCGATATGCCTGCTTTGCGCACCCTCCACTACTCGGGTGCAATGGCAAGCAGACACATTATCGACAATGTCGATTCTTTAGAAGAAGTCGTTCTTGCCATTAAGCAGCCGCAGGTCAAGCTCCAGGAGCCTAATCTGAGAGAGCTTCTTACTTTGGTTGGGAATGTGCATAGCCTTATGCTTTCTCCCTGGTGCATTGAG CAATTTGCACGTCCCGAGGAGTGGTCCAAGGTGCGGCTAAATAATGTTAGGCAGTTGGCATGCGTaatagagaggagagaagaaggTGCTGCATCCATCGCACCGTTGCTTGCGAATTGCCAAAATGTCGAAGAACTCTCGGTATCTGTCGTG CCATCGCAATGCAAGCGGAGACGAGGCAGTGATGATGGATCATACCATGGTGTTCTGGGCGGTAAAGGGGCCGTGCTGAGGCATCTCAGGGCCGTTAGGATGGTGTACATTGATGAGAGCAAGAGTGGATTGGAGCTGGTTAAGCTTCTGCTCAAAAACACACCAATGTTGGAGATGATGACTATTGTGCCTTCGATGGACGGCCTCGAGCAGGCAAAGTTCCGGCGCAGGGTACTGAAGCTCAGAAAGGCCTCCCGAGATGCCGACATCCAGTTTTCTGCTACTGGATGA
- the LOC102699375 gene encoding histone acetyltransferase MCC1 isoform X2 has product MLDPRSEIYPTIEYRPIQPSDLEVLENIHLALFPIRYEREFFLNVVNGNGIISWGAVDTSRSDDRRDELIGFVTTRMIAAQDSEIEDLFRYNSSRKGLTLLYILTLGVVESYRNLGIASSLVREVIKYAASISNCRGVYLHVISYNQPAISFYNKMLFKLVRRLPQFYYIRGQHYDSYLFVYYVNGGRSPCSPLAFLKMVVAKFWNKEDRSTPRWSRCKESTTLLVSQNNKRIVGGENTRCHV; this is encoded by the exons ATGTTGGACCCAAGATCGGAAATCTACCCCACCATAGAGTATCGCCCTATACAGCCTTCCGATCTCGAGGTTCTCGAAAATATTCACCTCGCGTTGTTTCCAATAAG GTACGAGAGAGAGTTCTTCTTGAACGTAGTCAACGGTAATGGTATCATTTCTTGGGGTGCTGTGGATACCAGCAGATCGGATGACCGCAGGGATGAGCTGATAGGATTTGTAACCACGAGAATGATTGCAGCACAAGATAGCGAG ATTGAGGATTTGTTTAGGTATAACAGCTCGCGCAAAGGTCTGACACTTCTGTATATCCTGACACTCGGTGTAGTGGAGAGCTACAGAAACCTTGGCATAG CATCTTCATTGGTCCGAGAGGTGATTAAATATGCTGCAAGTATCTCAAATTGCAGGGGTGTTTATTTGCATGTCATTTCATATAACCAGCCTGCTATAAGCTTTTACAATAAGATGCTATTTAAGCTTGTCAGACGACTTCCACAGTTCTATTACATAAGAGGGCAGCATTATGACTCGTACTTGTTTGTGTATTATGTCAATGGGGGCCGATCACCTTGCTCACCGCT GGCTTTCCTGAAGATGGTGGTTGCCAAGTTTTGGAACAAAGAGGACAGAAGTACACCCAGATGGTCCAGATGTAAGGAGTCGACTACTCTCTTGGTATCCCAGAACAACAAGAGGATCGTCGGTGGTGAAAACACGAGATGTCATGTCTAA
- the LOC102699375 gene encoding histone acetyltransferase MCC1 isoform X1, whose translation MLDPRSEIYPTIEYRPIQPSDLEVLENIHLALFPIRYEREFFLNVVNGNGIISWGAVDTSRSDDRRDELIGFVTTRMIAAQDSEIEDLFRYNSSRKGLTLLYILTLGVVESYRNLGIASSLVREVIKYAASISNCRGVYLHVISYNQPAISFYNKMLFKLVRRLPQFYYIRGQHYDSYLFVYYVNGGRSPCSPLEVITSFVVDFRAFLKMVVAKFWNKEDRSTPRWSRCKESTTLLVSQNNKRIVGGENTRCHV comes from the exons ATGTTGGACCCAAGATCGGAAATCTACCCCACCATAGAGTATCGCCCTATACAGCCTTCCGATCTCGAGGTTCTCGAAAATATTCACCTCGCGTTGTTTCCAATAAG GTACGAGAGAGAGTTCTTCTTGAACGTAGTCAACGGTAATGGTATCATTTCTTGGGGTGCTGTGGATACCAGCAGATCGGATGACCGCAGGGATGAGCTGATAGGATTTGTAACCACGAGAATGATTGCAGCACAAGATAGCGAG ATTGAGGATTTGTTTAGGTATAACAGCTCGCGCAAAGGTCTGACACTTCTGTATATCCTGACACTCGGTGTAGTGGAGAGCTACAGAAACCTTGGCATAG CATCTTCATTGGTCCGAGAGGTGATTAAATATGCTGCAAGTATCTCAAATTGCAGGGGTGTTTATTTGCATGTCATTTCATATAACCAGCCTGCTATAAGCTTTTACAATAAGATGCTATTTAAGCTTGTCAGACGACTTCCACAGTTCTATTACATAAGAGGGCAGCATTATGACTCGTACTTGTTTGTGTATTATGTCAATGGGGGCCGATCACCTTGCTCACCGCT GGAGGTCATAACTTCATTTGTTGTTGACTTCAGGGCTTTCCTGAAGATGGTGGTTGCCAAGTTTTGGAACAAAGAGGACAGAAGTACACCCAGATGGTCCAGATGTAAGGAGTCGACTACTCTCTTGGTATCCCAGAACAACAAGAGGATCGTCGGTGGTGAAAACACGAGATGTCATGTCTAA